Proteins found in one Hypericibacter terrae genomic segment:
- a CDS encoding Gfo/Idh/MocA family protein: MTQPSPASPTSLPALPVGLVGCGRWGRHILRDLQALGAVVTVADPDPGARAHAIAQGAAAVADLDQLPPDLAGYVIASPAGRHADAVEALLERDRPIFVEKPFTTGSASAQRLAAAGRGRLFVMEKWLWHPAVRFLAALARRKDLGPVELLACARLQPDLPIRDVDPVWTLLPHDLSIAREILGTLPEPRLARAEWRDGAVVGLVGLLAGGNNPATPRLHDAGPPLSGATPLLHVEVSAARAERQRSILLGGSEGLAFWSEGAPETVFVGRRPATARNARDAITTGDFEPHAVAGEMPLEAELRDFLVHLAGGPPPRSSAAGGALVVERIDALRRLAGIEVDA, from the coding sequence ATGACGCAACCCTCGCCGGCTTCGCCGACGTCTCTGCCCGCCCTCCCCGTCGGCCTGGTGGGCTGCGGCCGCTGGGGCCGTCACATCCTGCGCGATCTCCAGGCACTGGGCGCCGTCGTGACCGTGGCCGATCCCGACCCCGGCGCCCGGGCCCACGCCATCGCGCAAGGCGCCGCCGCAGTCGCCGATCTCGATCAACTGCCGCCCGACCTCGCCGGCTATGTGATCGCCTCGCCCGCCGGGCGGCATGCGGACGCGGTCGAGGCGCTGCTGGAGCGGGACCGGCCGATCTTCGTCGAGAAGCCTTTCACCACCGGCAGCGCCTCGGCGCAGCGCCTGGCGGCGGCCGGCCGGGGCCGCCTCTTCGTCATGGAGAAGTGGCTCTGGCATCCGGCCGTCCGGTTCCTCGCCGCGCTCGCGCGGCGCAAGGATCTCGGCCCCGTCGAGCTGCTCGCCTGCGCCCGGCTCCAGCCGGACCTCCCGATCCGAGACGTCGATCCCGTCTGGACGCTGCTGCCGCACGATCTCTCGATCGCGCGCGAGATCCTGGGCACGCTGCCCGAGCCTCGCCTCGCCCGTGCCGAGTGGCGCGACGGCGCGGTGGTCGGACTGGTGGGGCTGCTCGCCGGCGGGAACAACCCAGCCACGCCCCGTTTGCATGACGCAGGCCCCCCGCTCTCCGGCGCCACGCCGCTGCTTCATGTCGAAGTCTCCGCCGCGAGGGCGGAGCGCCAGCGCTCGATCCTGCTCGGCGGCAGCGAGGGCCTCGCCTTCTGGTCGGAGGGCGCGCCCGAAACGGTCTTCGTCGGGCGCCGCCCGGCGACGGCGCGCAATGCAAGAGATGCAATAACCACGGGCGATTTCGAGCCTCACGCGGTCGCCGGCGAGATGCCGCTCGAGGCCGAGCTGCGCGACTTCCTCGTCCATCTCGCCGGCGGTCCGCCGCCGCGCTCGAGTGCCGCCGGCGGCGCCCTCGTGGTCGAGCGCATCGATGCGCTGCGTCGTCTTGCGGGCATCGAGGTCGACGCCTGA
- a CDS encoding circularly permuted type 2 ATP-grasp protein, whose product MKKAAKKRAAPKTGAASGGLLSSYDTGGYWCELQGHSHHALAASAELARRLDSFSISELKKRSNAATREFMTLGVTFTVYSNRDQVDRILPFDVIPRVIPAAEWERLERGVVQRVAAMNAFLGDIYGAQKAIKDGVVPADLVFGNANYRKEMQDLPVPHGTYIHVCGTDIVRGKDGRFRVLEDNGRTPSGVSYVVENRHLMQRAFPDLVQDLPIRPVSNYGQKLAEALSQIAPAGVSDPQIVLLSPGSFNSAYFEHIFLAREMGVPLVEGRDLVVEADKVFMKTVGGMAPVHVIYRRLNDDFLDPEVFRPDSMLGVAGLMRAYRKGNIALANAVGTGVADDKAIYAYLPRLIRYYLGEEAIIDNVETHICREPEGLKFTLDRMDELVVKPVGESGGYGVVIGPRVSKRELAEARDKLTANPSNFISQPMIELSVSPTLCGRTIEPRHVDLRPFAVTGQSTWVLPGGLTRVALRKGSLIVNSSQGGGSKDTWVLG is encoded by the coding sequence GTGAAGAAAGCGGCAAAGAAACGGGCCGCGCCCAAAACGGGTGCTGCGTCGGGCGGGCTGCTGTCGAGCTACGACACCGGCGGCTACTGGTGCGAGCTGCAGGGCCATTCCCACCATGCGCTGGCGGCCTCGGCCGAGTTGGCGCGCCGGCTCGACAGCTTCTCGATTTCCGAGCTGAAGAAGCGCTCGAACGCGGCCACCCGCGAGTTCATGACGCTGGGCGTCACCTTCACCGTCTATTCCAACCGCGACCAGGTCGACCGGATCCTGCCCTTCGACGTGATCCCGCGGGTGATCCCCGCGGCCGAATGGGAGCGGCTGGAGCGAGGCGTGGTCCAGCGCGTCGCCGCCATGAATGCCTTCCTCGGCGATATCTACGGGGCCCAGAAGGCGATCAAGGACGGGGTCGTCCCCGCCGACCTGGTCTTCGGCAACGCCAATTACCGGAAGGAGATGCAGGATCTCCCCGTCCCGCACGGCACCTATATCCATGTCTGCGGCACCGACATCGTGCGCGGCAAGGACGGCAGGTTCCGCGTGCTCGAGGACAATGGCCGCACGCCCTCGGGCGTCTCCTACGTGGTCGAGAACCGCCATCTGATGCAGCGGGCCTTTCCGGACCTGGTGCAGGATCTGCCGATCCGGCCCGTCTCGAACTACGGCCAGAAGCTGGCCGAGGCCCTGAGCCAGATCGCGCCCGCCGGCGTCAGCGATCCGCAGATCGTGCTGCTCTCGCCCGGTTCCTTCAACTCGGCCTATTTCGAGCATATCTTCCTCGCCCGCGAGATGGGCGTGCCGCTGGTCGAGGGCCGCGACCTGGTGGTCGAGGCCGACAAGGTCTTCATGAAGACCGTGGGCGGGATGGCGCCGGTCCATGTCATCTATCGCCGGCTCAACGACGATTTCCTCGATCCCGAGGTGTTCCGGCCGGATTCGATGCTGGGCGTGGCCGGGCTGATGCGCGCCTACCGCAAGGGCAATATCGCGCTCGCCAATGCGGTCGGCACCGGCGTCGCCGACGACAAGGCGATCTACGCCTATCTGCCGCGCCTCATCCGCTACTACCTCGGCGAAGAGGCCATCATCGACAATGTCGAGACCCATATCTGCCGCGAGCCCGAAGGCCTGAAGTTCACTCTCGACCGCATGGACGAGCTGGTGGTCAAGCCGGTCGGGGAATCGGGCGGCTATGGCGTGGTGATCGGGCCGCGCGTCAGCAAGCGCGAGCTGGCCGAGGCGCGCGACAAGCTCACCGCCAATCCCAGCAACTTCATCAGCCAGCCGATGATCGAGCTCTCGGTTTCGCCCACCCTCTGCGGCCGGACCATCGAGCCGCGCCATGTGGATCTGCGCCCCTTCGCCGTGACCGGCCAATCCACCTGGGTGCTGCCGGGAGGCCTCACCCGCGTGGCGCTGCGCAAGGGCTCGCTGATCGTCAATTCCTCGCAAGGGGGCGGCTCGAAGGATACCTGGGTCCTTGGCTAG
- a CDS encoding type III PLP-dependent enzyme, translating into MLLAPQGGRTARIRSAQIRNTAAPQKLPTPANEPSVADILRAEAACADVTQAGLTQTGLAGPKRSRRRRGADLSVVPPQPSDRGIVTPRIAEFLDRVQPQTPCLVLDLEVVEGNYRGLAAALDPAELYYAVKANPAPEILRLLARHNGHFDVASRGEIDQCLDVGIHADRLSFGNPIKKQSDIAYAFGRGVRLFAFDSEGELEKLAVAAPGATVFCRLLVDGAGAEWPLSRKFGCSFAMAKALLLRARALGLDAAGVSFHIGSQQTDLSQWDKVLGQIAQLYRELEAAGLKPTLLNLGGGFPARYQKEVPSIGDYGRGVIDAVRRNFGDEMPRLIAEPGRGLVGEAGVIESEVVLVSVKDAADPQRWVYLDIGKFSGLAETMDEAIKYRLKTPHDGGVTGPVVLAGPSCDSADILYEKTAYELPLALKPGDKIRILACGAYTTTYSSVGFNGFAPLKAYCI; encoded by the coding sequence ATGCTCCTTGCTCCTCAGGGCGGCCGTACCGCCCGTATTCGCTCCGCCCAAATTCGTAACACCGCAGCACCGCAGAAGCTGCCGACCCCGGCCAACGAGCCGTCGGTCGCCGACATCCTGCGCGCGGAAGCCGCCTGCGCCGATGTGACCCAGGCGGGCCTGACTCAGACGGGTTTGGCGGGGCCCAAGCGCTCGCGACGACGCCGTGGCGCCGACCTCTCCGTCGTTCCGCCGCAGCCCTCCGACCGCGGCATCGTCACGCCCCGCATCGCCGAGTTCCTGGACCGCGTCCAGCCGCAGACCCCCTGCCTCGTGCTCGATCTCGAGGTGGTCGAAGGCAACTATCGCGGCCTCGCCGCCGCCCTCGATCCGGCCGAGCTCTATTACGCCGTGAAGGCCAACCCGGCGCCGGAGATCCTGCGCCTGCTGGCCCGGCATAACGGCCATTTCGACGTGGCCAGCCGCGGCGAGATCGACCAGTGCCTCGACGTGGGCATCCATGCCGACCGGCTTTCGTTCGGCAACCCGATCAAGAAGCAATCCGATATCGCCTATGCCTTTGGCCGCGGCGTGCGTCTCTTCGCCTTCGATTCCGAGGGCGAGCTCGAGAAGCTGGCCGTGGCCGCGCCTGGCGCGACCGTGTTCTGTCGCCTCCTGGTGGACGGAGCCGGCGCCGAGTGGCCCCTGTCGCGCAAGTTCGGCTGTTCCTTCGCCATGGCGAAGGCGCTGCTCCTGCGCGCGCGGGCGCTCGGGCTCGATGCCGCCGGCGTTTCCTTCCATATCGGATCGCAGCAGACCGACCTGTCGCAGTGGGACAAGGTACTTGGCCAGATCGCCCAGCTCTATCGCGAGCTCGAGGCGGCGGGCCTGAAGCCCACCCTGCTCAATCTCGGCGGCGGCTTCCCCGCGCGCTATCAAAAAGAAGTGCCCTCGATCGGCGATTACGGCCGGGGCGTGATCGACGCGGTGCGCCGGAATTTCGGCGACGAGATGCCGCGCCTCATTGCGGAGCCCGGCCGCGGCCTGGTCGGCGAGGCGGGCGTGATCGAGAGCGAAGTGGTGCTGGTGTCGGTCAAGGACGCGGCCGACCCGCAGCGCTGGGTCTATCTCGATATCGGCAAGTTCTCCGGTCTCGCCGAGACCATGGACGAGGCGATCAAATACCGGCTGAAGACGCCGCATGACGGCGGCGTCACCGGGCCGGTGGTGCTGGCGGGTCCTTCCTGCGATTCCGCCGACATCCTCTATGAGAAGACCGCCTATGAGCTGCCGCTGGCGCTGAAGCCCGGCGACAAGATCCGGATCCTCGCCTGCGGCGCCTATACCACGACCTACTCCTCGGTCGGGTTCAACGGCTTCGCCCCGCTCAAGGCCTACTGCATCTAG
- a CDS encoding dTDP-4-dehydrorhamnose 3,5-epimerase family protein, whose product MSATPGTPATAGETSATALPRGVTLWPLQPHRDERGSFAELYRQNWATGIEPRQWGLLATEANVLRGMHVHPRHDEFIAVTAGRLFVALKDLRPRSPSYLQAAPLLLTGEIPALLTLPRGVAHGFYAHTSCSVLIAATAYYDPTDDLGCLWSDPDLGIDWPCRDPQLSARDRDAPPLASLVAAVARADPGLEPGVADGR is encoded by the coding sequence ATGTCCGCCACGCCAGGTACGCCCGCAACCGCGGGCGAAACCTCCGCAACCGCGCTGCCGCGCGGCGTCACCCTCTGGCCGCTCCAGCCGCATCGCGACGAGCGCGGCAGCTTCGCCGAGCTCTACCGCCAGAACTGGGCGACCGGCATCGAGCCCCGGCAATGGGGCCTGCTCGCGACCGAGGCGAACGTGCTGCGCGGCATGCACGTCCATCCGCGCCATGACGAGTTCATCGCCGTCACGGCAGGCCGGCTGTTCGTGGCCCTCAAGGATCTGCGCCCGCGCTCGCCGAGCTATCTCCAGGCCGCCCCGCTGCTGCTGACCGGCGAGATACCGGCTCTGCTGACCCTGCCGCGCGGCGTGGCCCATGGCTTCTACGCCCACACATCTTGCAGCGTGCTGATCGCGGCCACGGCGTATTACGATCCGACCGACGATCTGGGCTGCCTCTGGTCGGACCCGGACCTCGGCATCGACTGGCCCTGCCGCGATCCCCAGCTCTCGGCCCGCGACCGCGACGCCCCGCCGCTCGCCTCCCTGGTGGCGGCGGTCGCGCGCGCCGATCCCGGTCTCGAGCCCGGCGTCGCCGACGGCCGATGA
- a CDS encoding alpha-E domain-containing protein, giving the protein MARLLARFADCVFWTARYVERSISLARVLDVNQAYSQDAKGNRNWQSILTFYADEERFAELYKQLSADAVIAFYTTDPRNLASIRSCLRQARENARTIRPLISTEMWSQLNALHRKIKPLKASSVTSKTLSNFATLVKEGCQTHVGITMETFYRDEAYHFYMLGQQLERADQTTRLLDVKFAQLRAGATEMGSATDVSQWNALLRAAAGFQAYRRRHPVTAMSPQSVAHFLLLNPMFPRSLLCAVNGANDALNALRREAGLTTGARAQKRLRAFQSALMDLDIDEIMARGMDEAMDWVQRELNEIGDLVTKEFFGRS; this is encoded by the coding sequence TTGGCTAGGCTCCTCGCCCGTTTCGCCGACTGCGTCTTCTGGACCGCCCGCTATGTGGAGCGCTCGATCTCGCTCGCCCGCGTGCTCGACGTCAACCAGGCCTACAGCCAGGACGCCAAGGGCAACCGCAACTGGCAGTCGATCCTCACCTTCTATGCCGACGAGGAGCGCTTCGCCGAGCTCTACAAGCAGTTGAGCGCGGACGCGGTCATCGCCTTCTACACGACCGACCCGCGCAACCTGGCGTCGATCCGCTCCTGCCTGCGCCAGGCGCGCGAGAACGCCCGCACCATCCGGCCGCTGATCTCGACCGAAATGTGGTCGCAGCTGAACGCGCTCCATCGCAAGATCAAGCCGCTCAAGGCGAGCTCGGTCACCTCGAAGACCCTGAGCAATTTCGCGACGCTGGTGAAGGAAGGCTGCCAGACCCATGTCGGCATCACGATGGAGACCTTCTATCGCGACGAGGCCTATCATTTCTACATGCTGGGCCAGCAGCTCGAGCGCGCCGATCAGACCACGCGGCTCCTGGATGTGAAGTTCGCGCAGCTGCGGGCGGGCGCCACAGAGATGGGCTCGGCCACCGACGTCTCGCAATGGAACGCGCTCCTGCGCGCCGCCGCCGGCTTCCAGGCCTATCGCCGGCGCCATCCGGTGACGGCGATGTCGCCGCAGAGTGTCGCGCATTTCCTGCTGTTGAATCCGATGTTCCCGCGCTCGCTGCTCTGCGCCGTCAACGGGGCGAATGATGCGCTCAATGCCTTGCGGCGCGAGGCCGGCTTGACCACGGGCGCCCGTGCGCAGAAGCGGCTGCGCGCCTTCCAGTCGGCGCTCATGGATCTCGACATCGACGAGATCATGGCGCGCGGCATGGACGAAGCCATGGACTGGGTCCAGCGCGAGCTGAACGAGATCGGCGACCTGGTGACCAAGGAATTCTTCGGCCGGAGCTGA
- a CDS encoding M16 family metallopeptidase → MAVLLLPLLTAAFLAWTAPGASAAVTIERVVSPGGIVAWLVEDHSVPLIATHVAFRGGTASDPAEKNGLATLVSGLLDEGAGDLDSQSYQRKLSDLSIDLKFDAGLDEFRGSMRTLTQNRDQAFDLLRMALAQPRFDAEPIERVKGQILTIIASEADDPDQIAERAWWQTVFPDHGYGRDPMGSPDTLARIDQDDLKGFTQGHFARDRMLIGVVGDISPAELAPLLDRTFGGLPATGTAASAPKTTLSGAGKTIVIEKPVPQSVILLGGPGIDRSDPDYYAAAILIDVLGGGFGSRLTREVREDRGLAYSISADLASYDDASLVLAQTATQNERAKDSIAVIRQVWGELGKDGPTQAELDDARSYILGSYALHFTNSLAIASSLVSLQLDHLPIDYPQQRTALFNKVTLDDMKRVAKRLLDPAVLTWVVVGQPAGLSDTP, encoded by the coding sequence GTGGCTGTTTTGTTACTCCCGCTGCTGACCGCCGCATTCCTCGCCTGGACCGCGCCCGGCGCGTCGGCCGCAGTCACGATCGAACGGGTGGTCAGTCCCGGGGGCATCGTGGCCTGGCTGGTCGAGGATCATTCGGTTCCCCTGATCGCCACCCATGTGGCGTTTCGCGGTGGCACCGCCAGCGATCCGGCCGAGAAGAACGGGCTGGCGACGCTGGTGTCGGGCCTGCTCGACGAGGGCGCGGGCGATCTCGACTCGCAGAGCTATCAGCGCAAGCTGTCGGATCTCTCGATCGATCTCAAATTCGACGCCGGCCTGGATGAATTCCGCGGCTCGATGCGGACGCTGACCCAGAATCGCGACCAGGCCTTCGATCTGCTGCGGATGGCGCTGGCCCAGCCGCGCTTCGACGCCGAGCCGATCGAGCGGGTCAAGGGGCAGATCCTCACCATCATCGCCAGCGAAGCCGACGATCCCGACCAGATCGCGGAGCGGGCCTGGTGGCAGACCGTGTTTCCCGATCACGGCTATGGCCGCGATCCGATGGGTTCCCCCGATACGCTGGCGCGGATCGACCAGGACGATCTCAAGGGCTTCACCCAGGGCCATTTCGCCAGGGACCGGATGCTGATCGGCGTGGTCGGCGACATCTCGCCGGCCGAGCTGGCGCCGCTGCTCGACCGGACTTTCGGCGGCCTGCCAGCGACGGGCACCGCCGCGAGCGCGCCGAAAACGACCCTGAGCGGGGCTGGCAAGACCATCGTGATCGAGAAGCCGGTGCCGCAGAGCGTCATCCTCCTGGGCGGTCCCGGCATCGATCGCAGCGACCCTGACTATTATGCGGCGGCGATCCTGATCGATGTGCTGGGCGGCGGCTTTGGCTCGCGCCTCACCCGCGAGGTACGCGAGGATCGCGGGCTCGCTTACTCGATCTCCGCCGACCTGGCGAGCTATGACGACGCGTCGCTGGTGCTGGCCCAGACCGCGACCCAGAACGAACGCGCCAAGGATTCGATCGCGGTGATCCGCCAGGTCTGGGGCGAGCTCGGCAAGGACGGCCCGACCCAGGCCGAGCTCGACGATGCGCGCTCCTACATCCTGGGCTCCTACGCGCTCCATTTCACCAACAGCCTCGCCATCGCCTCGAGCCTGGTCTCGCTGCAGCTCGATCACCTGCCGATCGACTATCCGCAGCAGCGCACCGCGCTCTTCAACAAGGTGACGCTCGACGACATGAAGCGGGTCGCCAAGCGCCTGCTGGATCCCGCGGTCCTGACCTGGGTCGTGGTCGGCCAGCCGGCGGGCTTGTCCGACACGCCTTGA
- a CDS encoding glycosyltransferase: MTAATILIPTFDHGPAILAQAIASAQAQSVTDTEIFVVGDGAPPESRAAVEALAAADRRLRYFDNPKGEARGERHRHRALQAATGEIVCYLADDDLWFPDHVEIMRGLLAEADFANGLPGQIDGDGRIQGGFVDLALPYFKRIILERANRIPTSFGAHRLDFYRRLPQGWNPAPGTSPSDWHMWRQILAMPNCRTRSAFIPTGICLPSPQRRHMTVEQRAAELARWRATIADPLQLARLRIDILAQAVARAGREAEDGRILQERSQPRSPGEIEAARADLVQRLAQAEARIALLQATLAAAPPSLFSRAKIARARVPYLRAAWRRLRGRPAS; the protein is encoded by the coding sequence ATGACGGCCGCGACCATCCTGATCCCGACCTTCGACCATGGGCCCGCGATCCTGGCCCAGGCGATCGCCAGCGCCCAGGCGCAGAGCGTCACCGACACCGAGATCTTCGTGGTGGGCGACGGGGCGCCGCCGGAAAGCCGTGCCGCCGTCGAGGCCCTCGCCGCCGCCGATCGCCGCCTGCGCTATTTCGACAATCCCAAGGGCGAGGCGCGCGGCGAGCGCCATCGCCATCGGGCGCTGCAGGCGGCGACCGGCGAGATCGTCTGTTATCTGGCCGACGACGATCTCTGGTTTCCCGATCATGTCGAGATCATGCGGGGCCTTCTCGCCGAGGCCGATTTCGCCAACGGCCTGCCCGGCCAGATCGACGGCGACGGGCGCATCCAGGGCGGCTTCGTCGATCTGGCCCTGCCCTATTTCAAGCGCATCATCCTGGAGCGGGCGAACCGCATTCCCACCAGCTTCGGCGCCCATCGCCTCGACTTTTATCGGCGGCTGCCGCAGGGCTGGAATCCGGCGCCCGGCACCTCGCCCTCGGACTGGCATATGTGGCGTCAGATCCTGGCGATGCCGAACTGCCGCACCCGCAGCGCCTTCATCCCGACCGGCATCTGCCTCCCGTCGCCGCAGCGCCGCCATATGACGGTCGAGCAACGCGCCGCCGAGCTCGCGCGCTGGCGGGCGACGATCGCCGATCCGCTCCAGCTCGCCCGGCTGCGGATCGACATCCTGGCGCAGGCGGTGGCGCGGGCCGGCCGCGAGGCCGAGGATGGCCGGATCCTCCAGGAGCGATCCCAGCCCCGGTCCCCGGGCGAAATCGAAGCGGCGCGGGCGGACCTGGTACAGCGCCTCGCCCAGGCCGAGGCGAGGATCGCGCTCCTGCAGGCGACGCTCGCGGCCGCGCCGCCCTCGTTGTTCTCACGCGCCAAGATCGCCCGCGCGCGGGTGCCTTATCTGCGCGCGGCCTGGCGGCGCTTGCGCGGCCGTCCCGCCTCCTGA
- a CDS encoding transglutaminase family protein, protein MPLFEVVHRTRYRYARPVTFGEHRALLRPRDSHDLRLHDISISIQPKARLRWMHDVFSNSIALIEFLEPAAELTVESRLVMERFDDGSDAEEMPRGEKIAAYPFTYPEAIRRDLGGTERRHYDDPKGDVAAWARQFEAGAYDSAALLMSMMLAINKTFNYRARYEHGTQSPTETLALHSGTCRDFALFMMEAARSLGFAARFVTGYLYDPAADGEVSGFRGAGATHAWLQIFLPLSGWIEYDPTNGLVGGRNLIRVGVARDPSQAIPLAGTYGGTAADSLGMEVEVKVHALEPGDR, encoded by the coding sequence ATGCCGCTGTTCGAGGTCGTGCATCGCACCCGCTACCGCTATGCGCGGCCGGTCACCTTCGGCGAGCATCGGGCGCTGCTGCGCCCGCGCGACAGCCACGATCTGCGCCTCCATGACATATCGATCTCGATCCAGCCCAAGGCGCGGCTGCGCTGGATGCATGACGTCTTCTCCAATTCGATCGCGCTGATCGAGTTCCTCGAGCCCGCCGCCGAGCTCACGGTCGAGAGCCGGTTGGTGATGGAGCGGTTCGACGACGGCAGCGACGCCGAGGAGATGCCGCGCGGCGAGAAGATCGCGGCCTATCCGTTCACCTATCCGGAGGCGATCCGGCGCGACCTGGGCGGCACCGAGCGCCGGCATTACGACGATCCCAAGGGCGACGTCGCCGCCTGGGCGCGCCAGTTCGAGGCCGGCGCCTATGACAGCGCCGCTCTGCTGATGAGCATGATGCTGGCGATCAACAAGACCTTCAATTATCGCGCCCGCTACGAGCATGGGACGCAGTCGCCGACCGAGACGCTGGCGCTCCATTCGGGCACCTGCCGCGATTTCGCGCTCTTCATGATGGAGGCGGCGCGCTCGCTGGGCTTCGCCGCGCGCTTCGTGACGGGCTATCTCTACGACCCCGCGGCCGACGGCGAGGTGTCGGGCTTCCGCGGTGCGGGCGCCACCCATGCCTGGCTGCAGATCTTCCTGCCGCTCTCGGGCTGGATCGAATATGACCCGACCAACGGCCTGGTTGGCGGGCGCAACCTGATCCGAGTCGGCGTGGCGCGCGATCCCTCCCAGGCGATCCCGCTCGCGGGCACCTATGGCGGCACCGCCGCCGACAGCCTCGGCATGGAGGTCGAGGTCAAGGTGCATGCGCTGGAGCCAGGCGACCGCTGA